The Oreochromis niloticus isolate F11D_XX unplaced genomic scaffold, O_niloticus_UMD_NMBU tig00008554_pilon, whole genome shotgun sequence region tgaaaaactgttaaatgagaagatgtcatttcagtcagtggtgcaccaaaattattttccttaatacagctataattgtgctaactttggtgaatgtgtttgtttttgcagtaaacTGGATGAGGATCATCTCTACATGGCCTACGCAGACATCATGGCTAAGGTATCTGTTGCTGAGTACCAACACTAAACACTTTTGAATTGAAACTCACATAGCTGGCTTAGCATAGACGGTAAAAaaacctgttattgttctgcgtGCTGTTTATGTCATCGACCAGGGATGATGCTTTTGGGCTGATGGATTACTTGCAGGGCGCTGTACTGCCTAATCAAATCACTTATTGCAACTGGCACCTCCCCTACCTTCAGTGTAGAATAGTTTAGTGTGGCCTGAAAAGctaagagagggaaaagaaattaaaaacagatgcaccAAACTGTGGCAAATTAACCAAATGTTAGCAGCTGCACTGTTAACAGTAGCACTAGCAGCTGCACTAGTAACTAGTCTTCTGGATGGtagagttgttgttggtttaggACACTGTTAATATATCACTGCTTAGTGATTGCACTCCGAATTGGGTCTGCTGGGTATATTTCTTCAGACACTTCATGCTGTCAAGGCCGGGAGAGCAGTACGTGGGAGTGAACATAAGTGCAGACACAATACAGAGCGGAAATAAGATTTCACAAGTTTTATTGAAATCACAGAATAAACTATGGTGAGACATGAATACGTGGCAGGGAAATCTCTGACGAGGAGTCTTGCAGGTGGCTCTGGAGGCGGGTAGCCCTCTGAGTGTTGAGTGAGTGAGTTGGGTTCCAGCCTTGTATTCTAGtaatgcagaggaagcagcaggcaggaggacaggcaggtgagagCAGTGAGTAATTTAAGTCGAGAGAAGCAAGTTGCAGAATGAAGCTGGGATTTGACTGTGGAGACCAGCGTCCAGAGGAAGGAGTAAGGTGGTGACTTGACGAGATTGCTAAAGGCACAAAAGAGATCAAGTACTTGGCATGAACAAAGAAACGAACTGGTGAAGAACTGATGGCAACACTGGTTTTAAATACTGTCTTGCTGAATGCCACAGATGGAAAACGCGTGGAGAAGTGTAGGTGTTGAACCAGGGCTCCACCCCAAAAGGCAGATGCAGAGCGCAAGGCCAGGacagaaaaccactgaacactgacctggatcatgacatatatataaacacaaagaatggtgTGTTTAGCTTTAGGATCAACCAAgttccccaaaataaaaaataaaaaactgtttgtggtgaacacctacacatcgaataaaaaattaaagcatgtgagactcaatctcactgcacactttgccaggcaaagtgtgcatggatctgacagacagaaagatctgacagacatgctcctaatgagaagacggatggtgtcctgggggatCTCCTGCCAGATCCGGACCAGGGTATCACCGAACTTCTGGAAAAGTTGAGGTGTTTTATTGGATCTATGTCAGCCGAGCATGGGGGCAGTTAGTGGTATCAGGCATTGTCATTCCGAAGGAACTACATGCATACTCGAGCCACATGAGGCCAGGCATTGTCaggcaccaggaggaacccaggatccAATGCATCACCATAGGGTCTGATGtgagtccaaggatttcatcccattacttaatgggagtcagggtgccattacctagtctgttagaggtttgtgcgtctgtccatggatatgcctcccccagaccagtcatactgaacgatgttacaggcggcataatgttctccacagcttctctagaccctttcacatctgtcacatgtgctcagggtgaacctgctatcatctgtgaaaagcacagggcaccagtggTGGACCATTCTGGTATTCTACGGCAAATGCCAGACGGTGCTGGGCAGTCAGCAGAGGGTTGACAAGAGGAAGCTCTGTCCCCAGGCCACCATCATAAAGtcgtttgttgattgttgatcagaGACATTCATGTCAGTGGCCCCTTAATTTACCGTTCGAtctaccctcacctatagtcacgagctgtgggtagtgaccgaaagaacgagactgtgaatacaagcggcggaaatgagcttcctctgaagggtggctggcctctcccttagagataggctgagaagttcagccattcgggaggggcccagagtagagccgctgctcctccacatcgaaaggagccagttgaggtggttcgggcatctgacaaggatgtcccctgggcgcctcctgggtgaggttttccgggcatgtcccaccgggagatggccccggggcagacccaggacacgctggagagattatatctctcggctggcctgggaacgccttggtgtttccccggacaagctggaggaggtggctggggagagggaggtctgggcttctctgcttggggagatggatggatgggccttctgcaggtcattttgtagaactctggcaagtttcatcttgttcatctttgcacaaagcagcagatacCGGCCCTCCCCATCATTCGtaacatctggtttaaaaaaacaaagatggtgacaccgaaaatactcagtttgatgcctcagtgctttggaacttcccgtcgctgatgtggctatatctatccgaagtaatcagtctgtagtttgtatgctttttttcacctttctcccttccttcagagttgccatgatgaagaggatgacgatggagaagtgaagagttttgaagtaggtgatcaatcggtcttgaatcttccactagtctcctcaagtttttagcagtttcatttttagatggtctgcaatgatatgtgtcacctttctaacaaaggaaaaagagatggagaagcagaagctgttgtatcagcaggctcggctgcacgaccgtggcgctgctgagatggtgctccaaaccatcagtgctagtaaaggtaagtcttgcctatcgccccctactctttactgtaactcagcggtggcaaatatattatggcccttgtgatagaaccaggctgtccaatccctatgcctgcttactcattgatgtgttaaaagtaatttgttctgGATATGACTGTTTGGGAGCCTATTCTTAGATTCACCGTTTCACACTAATTCACAATTtgatgatatttgatgtttttatcacctgtgcaaagttgtacttggcaacagtttgtgtcttgctgtgcgtctgtttccttttgacacatttctaagtttgaacatttagtatgtatgcacagaggtgttgcttgatgagtacacacacagacattacaatatagaagtgtggtttaaagataaaaaaacaaaaacaaaaaccgattagttgtgaattaattttcccttttatggAGCAGAAAACGTTACTGGATGCTAGCTAATAGGCTACATTTGgatgtcaaatatttatagggggaaaaatggaaattatggatatgaaataaaatgtctctttgttgCTTAACCTGCAGGGTGTCAGGTCTCTGGCCCCTGGGAGAGTGAAGACCTGGACAGTTTGTCAGAGCTGGTCCAGGATATCCGTCTTTGCTCTCAGGCCCTCAACAAGCTGGACCGACAGACCTTGAAGCAGAGCTGGGACAGGACTCAGTCACACGGACACTTTCTCGACCGAAACTCCAAGTGCCTCCTCTCCGCCACCTCCACTTGAGGGTGGGAGGTGTGATGATGTCGGCAGAACTTTGCTTCTGATGTCTACTCTTTATCACTGACGGTGGATTTTGAGCCAGTGTTCATAATAAAAGTGgtcatttttataaacattttgtttagtgaggctacaccaaaaagaaacaagataaaaccaaaataaagtgacatgctgtccaccaacaatctgttgatagcttgtgttttatgcatttttgtctgccttatttatacatgtaaag contains the following coding sequences:
- the LOC112845679 gene encoding tonsoku-like protein, which codes for MVLQTISASKGCQVSGPWESEDLDSLSELVQDIRLCSQALNKLDRQTLKQSWDRTQSHGHFLDRNSKCLLSATST